GAGTTGCCGGATCCGTTTCCGGATTGGGATCTCGGCGAGCTGGACGAACATGGTCATGTGTCGAGCCAGACGACGCGTACCCCTATCGCTGCTAGGTGAAAACGATTACCGTTAACTCCCGGTGGTCCATCGGGGATCACCGGGAAGGAGTCTGTCTCGTGTTGACCGCAACTCGGCGGCGCGCCGCTGCTGCCCTGGTGGCCGGCGCGGCGATGGTCGCGGCGTTGACCGTCTCGGCCGCTCCGGCGCAGGCCCACGGCGTCACGCTGCCGGCGATCCTGACCGCCGGACACGTCGACGTGATCGAGGTGGAGTACGAGGACGGCGAGCTGGAGCTCGGCGTACACGACGACACCGTCGAGCCCCCCGTGCACCGCGACCCCGACGACGTGATCTTCGTCGTCAAGCCTCAGGCCAAGACCACCGTCCCCAGTGATCCTGCCTTCGGGTTCCTCGGCACGGCTGGCTCGCCGGTCTGGATCCTGCCGCAGGTGGAGAACGAGGAGCTGCTCTTCGCCGGTATCGCCACCGAGGAACTCGAGACGGGTGTCTTCGACGGCGACTCGCTCGACCTGACCGTGCAGCAGCTGATCAGCGCTCCCAGCTCCGCCAAGGTGGCGATCTACACCGAGGATCTGTTCGGGCAGCCCACCGTACTGGCCAACAGCCGAGACGGCCTGCCGGACGTCGTCGACCTGCCGGTCGGCGAGCACCTGCACGTCAACTGGGCGTTCAGCAAGGCCGGCGTCTACCTGCTCAAGGTCAAGGCCAGCGCCACCCTCGCCGGCACCACGACCGTCGTCGAGTCCGACTCGGTCTACCTGCGATTCGTCGTCCTGCCCTGATTCGGGCCGGATCGGAAGGGAGCAGCGTGATGAACCTCCGTATCCGTCGCTGGTCGGCGGCCGTCGCATCGAGCCTGCTGGCCGCGGCGCTGGCGGTCGTCGCGCCGGCCCCGGCGCACGCCACCATCGTGGAGCTGACCAGCGGTCATGTCGACGTCCTTGACGTGGACCATGTCGCCGGTGGGCCGATCGTGGTCAGGGTCGGCGACGACACCGGTTCGACTATCGTCTATCGGGATCCTTCCACCGTGGTCTTCGCGGTGCCGTCCGCCGCGTACGTCGCGGTGCCGTCCGCCTCGGCCTGGTCGTTCCTCGGCACCGGTGGGTACGCCTACGTGTTGCCGCAGACCAACGTTTCCGGCCTGCTCTGGGCCGGCTGGGACACCACCGGGGTGGCCAGTGGCGCCCTGCAGTTCAACCGGGTCACGTTCAAGCTGACCGACGTGCAGGGGCCGGGCGGGTTCAGCGTGTTCACCGCTTCCGGTGGCACCCCCACCGTGTTGTTCGACAGCGGTAACGGGCTGCCGGACAGTCTCAACGTCAACCGCAACACGCACGCCCACCCCAACTGGGGCTTCGACGTCGCTGGCACCTACGTGGCGACATTCGAGGTCAGCGGGGTGCGGACGTCGAACGGGCAGACGGTGAGCACGACCGAGGAGTTCACCTTCGAGGTCGGCTGATCGACTGCCTCGCTCCTCCGAGCCGGCACCGGACCTCCACCGTTCGGTGCCGGCCGGAGGTCTGAACTGACATGAGAACGGTTTTCGTTTGCGTGGTAGCGTGCTGCTCGCGAGGTCGTCGAAGAGGGGTTGATGCAGCGTGCGCAGCGTACGGGGGCTCATCGGGTCGATCCTGATAGCCGTCGGCCTGACCGGCTGTGCGGTCCCACCGACGCTGAGCGCCGCCGACGACCGTCTCCAAGTCGTCACCACCACCGGCATCCTGCGGGACCTGGTCGACAACGTCGGCGGCGACCGGGTCGCCGTCGCCTCGCTCGTCCCCGACGGCGCCGACCCCCACTCGTACGAGCCGTCCCTGCGCGACGTGCGCAACGTCGTCTACGCCGACGTCGCCTTCAGCAACTACCTGCTGCTGGAGGAGCACGCCATCATCAAG
The sequence above is a segment of the Solwaraspora sp. WMMD406 genome. Coding sequences within it:
- a CDS encoding choice-of-anchor M domain-containing protein; this translates as MVAALTVSAAPAQAHGVTLPAILTAGHVDVIEVEYEDGELELGVHDDTVEPPVHRDPDDVIFVVKPQAKTTVPSDPAFGFLGTAGSPVWILPQVENEELLFAGIATEELETGVFDGDSLDLTVQQLISAPSSAKVAIYTEDLFGQPTVLANSRDGLPDVVDLPVGEHLHVNWAFSKAGVYLLKVKASATLAGTTTVVESDSVYLRFVVLP
- a CDS encoding choice-of-anchor M domain-containing protein — protein: MMNLRIRRWSAAVASSLLAAALAVVAPAPAHATIVELTSGHVDVLDVDHVAGGPIVVRVGDDTGSTIVYRDPSTVVFAVPSAAYVAVPSASAWSFLGTGGYAYVLPQTNVSGLLWAGWDTTGVASGALQFNRVTFKLTDVQGPGGFSVFTASGGTPTVLFDSGNGLPDSLNVNRNTHAHPNWGFDVAGTYVATFEVSGVRTSNGQTVSTTEEFTFEVG